Proteins encoded together in one Fimbriiglobus ruber window:
- a CDS encoding PSD1 and planctomycete cytochrome C domain-containing protein, whose translation MNRTAIALVAGFVLASSPTRADDVLFNRDVRPILSDACFSCHGFDAKARKAKLRLDVPEGAFADRKGVAPIRPGDPKGSEVWARITSTDADLVMPPPHANKTLSAAQKETLRTWIAQGAKYQKHWSFEPVTKPAVPKIVGASAPIDAFLLARLRDAKLTPRPAAGKETLIRRAAFALTGLPPTTAEVDAFLADASPTAYEKMVDRYLASPRFGEEMARHWLDLARYADTHGLHLDNERQMWAYRDWVVRAFNDNLPFDRFTVWQLAGDLLPDPTPDQLAATGFNRCNVTTGEGGSIDAEWVYRNAVDRTSTAVQTWLGLTAGCAVCHDHKFDPLSQKEYYSLYAFFLSAADPPLDGNVSTTAPFAKLPTTSRQAALDTAIKAEADARRKLLDAASKAKYSDPADAKPTPDKRQVVDLLFDDTFPLAASSRNTTRNAADWVTDPSFGAKAGRRVLRQANSFFQEDVITPHLRPWVVPTKGAFEAWVRLDPGHPPAAVAVQLGGKKVWWGSEGTATGPYAGGRLGTRKGPLPTPGTWTKLTAPTADLGLKDGQTVGSITLQEYGGVTYWDAVALVGESTPAGDKLASFQVWWKGLGGNSPLELPAELKSVVVGGPDKKHPPEGVAKLRAFYLAYIARPVSDELASLQAAWEKARADHEAAETAIPGTMIYRDLSKPRDAFVMARGQYDKPGEKIQPDVPAILPPLKAVKPGARPTRLDLATWLTAPENPLTARVAANRLWQQFFGVGLVKTSADFGSQGEPPSHPELLDWLAAEYRAGGWDTKKLVKALVMSDAFRRDSRQTPNDRSKDPENRLLARGPRFRLDAEQLRDNALFVSGLLNPQMGGRGMKPYQPPNIWEPIGYGDSNTRYYLQDRGEAVHRRSLYVFIKRTAPHPFLTNFDAPNREQPCPVRERTNTPLQALQLMNDVQHVEAARALAERTITEGGTTTADRIAFLYRTVLSRRPDAEEVRLVAAAFDKQRELFRADPAAAQKLVAVGESKPKGVAPADETAAWAIIANLILNLDETLNQN comes from the coding sequence CGCCGGCTTCGTCCTGGCTTCGAGTCCAACCCGGGCCGACGATGTCCTGTTTAACCGGGACGTGCGGCCGATCCTGTCGGACGCCTGCTTTTCCTGCCACGGGTTTGACGCGAAAGCCCGCAAGGCGAAACTCCGGCTGGACGTTCCCGAAGGGGCGTTTGCGGACCGGAAGGGCGTCGCCCCGATCAGGCCCGGCGACCCGAAGGGGAGCGAGGTTTGGGCGCGGATCACGTCCACGGATGCCGACTTGGTCATGCCGCCGCCGCACGCGAACAAGACACTGAGTGCCGCACAGAAGGAAACGCTTCGCACCTGGATCGCGCAGGGAGCGAAGTACCAGAAGCACTGGTCGTTCGAGCCGGTCACCAAGCCCGCGGTTCCCAAAATCGTCGGCGCGTCCGCACCAATCGACGCCTTCCTCCTCGCCCGGCTCCGCGACGCGAAACTGACTCCGCGACCCGCTGCCGGTAAGGAAACGCTCATCCGTCGCGCGGCGTTCGCCCTGACCGGCCTGCCGCCAACGACGGCTGAAGTGGACGCGTTCCTCGCCGACGCCTCGCCGACGGCTTACGAAAAGATGGTCGATCGCTATCTCGCGTCGCCCCGGTTCGGCGAGGAGATGGCCCGCCACTGGCTCGACCTCGCCCGGTACGCCGACACCCACGGTCTGCACCTGGATAACGAGCGGCAAATGTGGGCTTACCGCGATTGGGTGGTCAGGGCCTTTAACGACAACCTGCCGTTCGACCGCTTCACCGTCTGGCAACTCGCCGGCGACCTGCTCCCCGACCCGACGCCGGATCAACTCGCCGCGACCGGGTTCAACCGCTGCAACGTGACGACGGGCGAAGGCGGGTCGATCGACGCCGAGTGGGTTTACCGGAACGCGGTCGACCGGACCAGCACTGCCGTCCAGACATGGCTCGGCCTGACGGCCGGGTGCGCCGTCTGCCACGACCACAAGTTCGACCCGCTCTCGCAGAAGGAATACTACTCGCTCTACGCCTTCTTCCTGAGCGCGGCAGATCCGCCGTTGGACGGTAACGTGAGTACCACCGCACCGTTCGCCAAGCTGCCGACGACGTCCCGCCAGGCGGCTCTCGACACGGCGATCAAGGCCGAGGCGGACGCCCGCCGCAAGCTGCTCGATGCCGCATCGAAGGCTAAATACTCCGATCCGGCGGACGCGAAGCCGACCCCCGATAAACGTCAGGTCGTGGACCTGTTGTTCGACGACACTTTCCCGCTCGCAGCCTCCTCGCGAAACACGACCCGGAACGCGGCCGATTGGGTGACTGACCCCTCGTTCGGTGCGAAAGCCGGGCGGCGGGTTCTTCGGCAAGCGAACTCGTTCTTTCAGGAAGACGTCATCACGCCCCACCTGCGGCCGTGGGTGGTCCCGACGAAGGGCGCGTTCGAGGCGTGGGTCCGCCTCGATCCGGGCCACCCACCGGCTGCCGTCGCGGTCCAGTTGGGAGGCAAGAAGGTTTGGTGGGGGAGTGAAGGCACGGCCACCGGGCCGTATGCCGGCGGTCGCCTGGGGACACGGAAAGGTCCACTTCCCACGCCCGGCACCTGGACCAAACTGACCGCCCCCACGGCCGACCTCGGGCTGAAAGACGGCCAGACAGTTGGCTCGATCACGCTTCAAGAATATGGCGGAGTCACGTACTGGGACGCGGTCGCGCTCGTCGGCGAAAGCACTCCGGCGGGCGATAAGCTCGCTTCGTTCCAGGTATGGTGGAAAGGATTGGGCGGGAACAGTCCGCTCGAATTACCCGCGGAGTTGAAATCAGTAGTCGTTGGCGGACCGGACAAGAAACACCCGCCGGAAGGTGTCGCAAAACTCCGGGCGTTCTACCTCGCGTACATCGCGCGGCCGGTGTCCGACGAACTCGCGTCACTTCAAGCCGCATGGGAGAAAGCCCGTGCGGATCACGAGGCTGCGGAGACGGCCATCCCCGGTACGATGATCTACCGCGACTTGTCCAAGCCGCGGGATGCGTTCGTGATGGCCCGCGGCCAATACGACAAGCCGGGGGAAAAGATTCAGCCCGACGTGCCGGCCATCCTGCCGCCACTGAAGGCCGTCAAGCCCGGTGCGCGCCCGACTCGGCTCGACCTGGCGACCTGGCTGACCGCTCCCGAAAACCCGTTGACCGCGCGGGTCGCGGCCAACCGACTCTGGCAACAATTCTTCGGCGTCGGGTTGGTCAAAACGAGTGCCGACTTCGGGTCACAGGGCGAGCCGCCGAGCCATCCCGAACTGCTCGACTGGCTGGCGGCCGAATATCGCGCGGGTGGGTGGGACACGAAAAAGTTGGTGAAAGCCCTCGTGATGTCCGATGCGTTCCGTCGGGATTCACGGCAGACTCCCAATGACCGCTCGAAAGACCCGGAAAATCGCCTGCTCGCCCGCGGACCCCGCTTCCGGCTCGATGCCGAACAACTGCGGGACAACGCGCTGTTCGTCAGTGGTCTTCTGAACCCACAAATGGGCGGTCGCGGCATGAAGCCGTATCAGCCGCCGAACATCTGGGAGCCGATCGGCTACGGCGACAGCAACACCCGCTACTACCTGCAAGACCGCGGCGAGGCCGTCCACCGGCGGAGCCTGTACGTGTTCATCAAGCGGACCGCCCCGCACCCGTTCCTGACCAACTTTGACGCCCCGAACCGCGAGCAGCCGTGCCCCGTCCGCGAGCGGACGAACACGCCGCTGCAAGCCCTCCAGTTAATGAACGACGTACAGCACGTCGAGGCGGCCCGGGCGCTGGCCGAGCGAACGATTACCGAGGGTGGCACAACGACCGCCGATCGTATCGCTTTCTTGTACCGGACGGTGCTGTCCCGCCGACCAGACGCGGAAGAAGTGCGGCTCGTCGCGGCCGCCTTCGACAAGCAGCGGGAACTTTTCCGCGCCGACCCCGCGGCCGCGCAAAAGCTCGTCGCGGTCGGCGAGTCGAAACCAAAAGGCGTTGCCCCGGCCGACGAAACGGCCGCGTGGGCGATCATCGCCAACCTGATCCTGAACCTGGACGAAACCCTCAACCAGAACTGA